The Oreochromis niloticus isolate F11D_XX linkage group LG18, O_niloticus_UMD_NMBU, whole genome shotgun sequence DNA window ttttccaagcattttctttgaatgttggctgccttttgttccagtCTTTATCAAGATGATCACACACTGTTTCAATAATGTTGCGGGCTCtgcggaggccagtccatgactgtgGCCATacgctttccagatggtattgaaATTTTGATTAGACTTGAATCATAGCAGAGCGTCCACCTTTTTACAGGCTGTAGACTCTCACTGTTGAACCTCTCTCCTGGCCTTCTCCATACTGACAATGATTTGAACCAAACATTTCAAAGAATGGTTTCTTGACAGCTATTTCTGATGCGGCTTCAGTAACAGTATATGGATCATTtcaatcaatttttttttgccCTGCTGCTTTGAGCCTCCCCTTCTCTGCTGTCCTCAAAATTTGCACACCATGCAGAGAACtagtgggttttttgtttttggctaatagctctgtgggaatcaccttgttggtgcaaaagtgctttttatgccTGTCAGCTGTCATCATTGGTGCATATACAGAAATCGAAACAGTAGTTCTTGTGACAGGCCTCTAGTAAATAAAGTGCCAAAATTTAAAATTTGGTGCTTTGCCAAGTGGTCTGAGTTAGTTCATCAGGAAATGGTCAGTGAAAAAGCAGTCAATGTTCAAAgaaagtctggagaactattacTCAAGGGGACTTTAAAATATGAGAAGTTTCCTTGCTGGAAGCAAAAGACTTTTGCAAAGTATGCAGTAAATGCCCTAATGAACCAGTGTCTCCTGTTTGATTTCCTGTGAACAGTTGGTGGTGCATGTCGGTGTTTCCGGATTAGCCACCACAGTCACTCTTGAACAGTGCGCTCATAATAAGGGCTACACACGTCCAGACAACTGCAGCTTCTGCCCGTACTCCCAGTGCTGCGTGGTGAACGGCCCGGATTGCATAAAATCAATCCTAGACATGGATACAATCTGTAAAAGGGTCAATGACGCTGGCATTGGCATCACTGTGTCCACTTCTGAGGATGCCGGAAGGTTCGTGATgcttttgaaaatgtttcataAATAACTCAGCTGCACACCCGTATATGGGTGGCTGCCTTTTGTAGCAAAGGAACACAATAAGATATCTTTCAAAGTAAATGGTACCATACAGTTAGCAAACATACAGTGTGTTTGCACAGCTTTTGTTTACACGTCTGTTCTAAATGCTGCAGTCGGGCCCAACAGACAGAATCCATAGCTGATAACAAGGTCTGATAAGTGTGTGTGCTTTGTCTCCTCTCAAAATAAAGGCACATGCAGACATTAATCTATTTAAATGCTTAAAGCCGATGTTGAAAACTGCAGTCGGGGATACCTCCATTACTGCAGAGTTGGCACACAGCCTTTGAGTGTATCTCCCATCAGTTCCTCCTCTTGACTTTTGCTACAGAGTGCAATTATTTCTAACATCCATCTACTTTGGCCCCTGGCAGGTACCTGTGTGACTACACTTACTACACATCTCTGCACCTGGGGAAGGGCCGTGCTGCTTTTGTCCATGTGCCTCCTCTAGGAAGGCCCTACAGCGGCAAGGAACTGGGTAGGGGCCTCCAGGCTGTCATACAGGAAATGCTGAAACTGCTGGAGGGGAGTCCCAGTGAGGAGGCGCAAAAAGGCACTAAGGACAGCAGTGATAAGCCTTAACAAAAGCTTGACCACTTTTGACTGACTTACAATATGAGGGCACGCACAACTGTCCAAGATGGGCCACTGGCTTGTAATGTTTTCATCTAAGGGAAGCTGTGTGGCTCCCAAACCTGCGACATCCAGTGCCAGCTGTGGACCTGGAGCTGCAGAAAATGAGGGCTTGATATTGACATTTGTTTGTCACATTTGTGCCTCACCTGGGTGTGGTGTCTTAGAAATATTATGGCTCTAACACTCCCGACTAGGTTGGTGTCTGGAAATTGTCATTCCCCTGTCGCTTTGCACTTCACCCACAGAAATGTGATGACTTTCAAAATGTGAACCTGGAAAAAATTGTTAATCTCAGGGAATATATTGCAAATGCAATTAGTAATAACTAATGTGATTAACTTAATTTGTCTGTCCTGTGTATGTATGGTAGGATTGCAAAGGAAAACGAATGGAACACTGTGTATAATTAAAAAAGGCTTCATACAGACTTGGTCTTGTCCTTGTTGATCTGAAATCTTTGGTCAGATTATTTATGAACTTGAAATGTCTCTTTTATTCTCACTTGCAAACTTTTAGACAGATCTTGATGTCAGTCATTAAATTCGCCATTTCCCTTATGCCGTTCCTCAACAACTGTTCATCCGTCTCTGTACAGCCACTTGAAATTCCGAAAAGTTTTAGGCCTGCAGTTTATCTTGAGACAGTGAAGTGTACTCGGTGAAACGATTAACTACTTCGTCACCTGTGCTGTCACGCTGAATTCTTTCATAGCTGACGTAGTCTCGGATTCCTGTGATGCTCGGCTGAGTTACGGTAATGCTGGGCGTGATTAAACAGACCTGCTGAACTTGTTCTGACCTGATGGATTGGGGGAAGGTGGAGAAAGCTCATGATTACAAACAACCTGCTCCTAGAATTCTTACtaatgcactttaaaaaaaaaaaaaaaaacccaaaaaacctgTTACTGATGTAAAACAGGTGTCAAACATGAGGCACGAGGGCCAGAATCAGCCTGGCAAGGGCTCCAGTACAGTCTACTGGGCATTTTACAGCTTGTCCTACTGATGAAGACATCACTTACAGCTGTTCATTTCACACAAAAGTaataattaaatgacagaatttCCTTTTTGTCACCATCTACAGCAGAAAGTTCGTTCTTTTACAATGTGTCCATagtaaaaatcaataaataggACATTTTTTGATAATTAAAACTTTTCTGCTTTATATTTACAGGACAGTGTGGGCAATAAGCAACCATAATTTGTTTTGGGGCTTTAATTTCCTACAATTAAAGCCCAAAGAGTCATGCTGActaatttattttgttaaacagagctgcatttctttatcatgttgTAAAACTGAGACATACTGTTAAAATTGCTCTCGTTTTCCttatattgagataacacaGGGATTAAATGTATGGTTGAACTTATTTACACTGAGTTTTCACAGTTGGCACTATTATGACAAAAGTGGACTGCATGTAGCCCCCAATGTAAAATCGTTAAAATACCACAGCACGAGAAAGTGCAAGGATTTATGTGAACCTCATGAATGCCATAACCTGGTTGGACCTCATAGCAATATATTAGTAACTGATAAAGTACAACAGTGTGTATTAAAACcctatatttaatttaatatagaaaaaaaaaactatctgaTGTTGCAAATGACACGTTTTTATTGTTGCTTGAAAAATACTCACCTGGTGGAGGAACTACAAACTGTGTTATTTGGTAAAATGAAATGGTTCAAACAATTCAAGAATCATTCCTGATGTAAAACAGCAAACATTATACCTACCTCAGCATTTTGCCTGCTTCCTTTTTTAAAGAATGGCTGTTTGACAACTGataccatttctgatgaggcttcagtgaacaacAGATGGATCAGCTAAAAGGTCAGATACATCTCCCAGATCCTGTGTAAGGTCTTCACTGAAtctcttcctgtttcttaaggacgTGACTTTCAGATAATGTTCATTTGCTGTAGGTACTGTTTTAGGCCTGCCACCTTTTTCCTCCACATGCTCAGTTTTCCCAGGCTTTTTTAAGGAAACACTGCACCCCAGGCAGAAACTGTGCCAAGTTTTTAGCTTATGGCTCTCTGGGAATCTCCTTGATGCAAGAGGATTTTATGCCCGTCAAACTATGCTGTTGACATGTTTATAGATTAAACTACAGgaatgggaacaaatgatgtgtttttgcaacaggctgcaaTTGACAAAGAGTCtaaagacacaatttaaaactggttctttaccaagttgtctgttatgtacAGACAACACAGGTCTATCCTTAGATTAGAATCATTCTTTTGTTTGAATGGTTAATGTGTagcttaaaacagaaaaaaacatcctgtgaaaatggtcaggtacaatgACGAGACTGAAAATGAGCGAAAAAGCAGCAAATGTCCAAAGGAAAACTTTCTAAGACCTTCAAAAAACTGGAGAACTGTTACTCTAGAGcactttaaacattacaagaaacTCTGGTTCATTCAAAGCagaacataaagaaatgaggagtggctcaagacttttgcacagcactgtactATACCAGTACTCTTACAACGTCTCATCCTGTTTAAAACAATGCAATGTTTTATGATGGCcgtgatgaaggccacaagcccaaacacacatcaaacaataacatttctcTGTAAGAGCTGCTGCAGCTTTAACCTCCTGCAAACATCAGTTTCACACACAAATGAAATGATGCAGTGCAGCAAAGCTGAAGAGGACATTAAACAGATATGAAGCATTATGTTTGCTCCCATAACGACAGCCTCACAAACAAACAGTCTAATCAAAACTTGGCCATCGGAATAAACTTAAATATTCTTGGAAACGGGAGATACACACCCAGAGTGATACAACACCACACACAGTGTCCAGTTTTCATTCTGACTTACCCAGCTGTTCTGACAGCTGCCGGCCCCTCTCTGCAGCCACCACTCGCTCGTTTTCCATATCACACTTGTTCCCTTTAGATATTAAAGCATTTGAGAGCAGGTTCACcatgagcacatgtgacagacgtGGAAAGGTCtggagaagctgtggagaacattTTGCTGCCAGTATCATTGTTCAGCACAACCAATTTAGTGGtgggtcctgggttcctcctggtgctCAACAATACCCCGCCTCATGTAgtgagagtatgcaggcagttcctggaAGATAAAGGAATTGATACCACTGACTGATCTGACATAAATCCAATAGAACATCTCTGGAACATTATGTTTCAGTTCATCCAACGCTACCAGATTGCAGTAatgccctggtccagatctggaAGGAGAGATCTCTCTCTAAAAGCATGGGATTTGTCAGGCATGCATACAAAGACGTGAGGGTTATACAACCTACTGAGTACCATTCTGAGTTTCTGCAGTGAAAATTTGGGCAAAATGCATTATCCTGCTGCATCATCACTGGGTCTTAAACACAAATGCTttgctgtttttacattttacacagcatcccaactttttGGGAAAGAAACTTTAGTATGATCATAGTACTACCTAAAACAAACCAAGCCTACAAAAGATTGAATCTATACCTGATGTGTCTTTGCATGTTTTTGTAATAATCATTAGTAAAGTGTCCACTGTATTTTATTGTGTAAATGTATTGTTTTGTACATGGTTTTGTATGgcattttttttcccatgaGTGTGAACggttctctgtctctctgtgttagccctgcaatagACTGCCAGGATGTAcgctgcctctcaccctatggcagctggaataggctccagcatccctgcgaccctgaattggataaacggaagagaatggatggatggatgaaggtATCACAGATGCAGATGTTTCTGACAGAACAACGCTGTTTCGTTAGTGTTAACTAATAAggacaaacaaataaatttttaaataaataaaaccaaaaccttttattttgaaggcattTTCATGGGGCCTGCTGAAACTGGCAAACCAGTCCTGATGGGTTTTTCCCCTTTAAGGTCCT harbors:
- the LOC100693123 gene encoding pyroglutamyl-peptidase 1, with translation MASKKKIVVTGFGPFAEHAVNASWVAVQELEQLGLGEAVDLYVCEVPVEYQAVKLLLPSLWKGRKPQLVVHVGVSGLATTVTLEQCAHNKGYTRPDNCSFCPYSQCCVVNGPDCIKSILDMDTICKRVNDAGIGITVSTSEDAGRYLCDYTYYTSLHLGKGRAAFVHVPPLGRPYSGKELGRGLQAVIQEMLKLLEGSPSEEAQKGTKDSSDKP